Part of the Paenibacillus guangzhouensis genome is shown below.
CTGCATATAAAGCCTGATCACGCTCCAAGTTCCGAGTTCCGGCATAGACGCTCCATCCGTTTTTGGCAAACGTTAACGCAGTCGCTAACCCGACACCAGATGAAGCACCTGTGATACATATGATTTTATTCATGATTAGCATCTCCTTTGTTCAAAAAATATATTGTTTAGTATCTAAACAGTATAAAATCTAAACATAGTTGTCAAGCGAAATTTTCTTCATTTAGAAAGGCAATTTATCAAGCAATTGACGCAGCAGCTTGATCTCTTCAGGCGTATAGTCCGCGAACAACCGCACAATTTTTTGATCATAATCAGCCAGAATCGAGTCGCTTAGACGCTGCCCTTTATCCGTCACTTGGATGAGCAGACTCCTGCGGCTTATCGGGTGCGGTTTGCGTTGAACCAGATGATCCTGTTCCAATTTATCGAGTAATTGTGTCACTGCACCGCGGGTTAATCCAAACTCATTTGCAATATCCACGGCAATGGAATCGGGATTTCTTCGTAAAAATTGCAACGTATATATCATAATGGGCGTAACCTCGTATTGAGGCAGCACTTGTGTAAAATAAGTAGATAATACACTCTTAATTTCTCTAAATTTCGTCGTTACGTGTTGTAGATCTTCCATGTCGATCCCCCTTCTTTTGTTAAGTTTCTATACAGTATAGCAAATGTAATAATCGTTTTGAATAAAGAAAAGAGGCAGCTCTCCACATGTGTTCGTGGCAAGCTACCTCTTCCTATTCTGTCAATCAACCAATGATCTCGACGACATTTCCCTCTTGATCTTTTATCTCGGTTTTATCAATTCGAATGGATGTCCCTGCAATAAATGGAAACGCGAATATCCCTGCCTCCGGCTGAAGCAGCTTGCGTAGTTCAGTGACACAATTCTCATTCAACGTGAAATGAACTTCCCCATCTTCCAAGTTACAAGCTGCGTGTTCCCCTGGTTGAAAAACAATCCGGATTTCTGGACCGATTAGCATGAGATCTTTGCCCTTCGGAATTCGTCCCTGCAGCAATGTTCCGATAATCCCCGCCTGCTTGGCTCCTAGGGTAAGGATATCAGGCGACTTTTTCAGCCATCCCTTCTTCCCAGCTTCCCAATTCAATTGTTCCACGAATAAATAGCCTGTATTGGAACCTTCTGCTTCCAACCCAAGTTGTACAGTGGAGGCAATTGATTCCACTTGGAGTAACGATTCACGCGATAAATCTGTTATGTATAGCGGCATATAGGGCTTACAAGCATTTAGTACGCCGAGCGTATTCCAGGTCTGCATCGCTTCCAGCTCATCCACGGTAATACCTACCATTTGGAGGAATTCAACGCGTCCATTCGGTGTATCGATAGCCGACAGTTCGGGATCCTCAATGAAGGACAACGCCATAAGCAACGTATCCGAATGAAGGCAGATCGGACCATTCGCATCCAAATAATCCCCCGCTCGGAAAACATTCCCGCTGCGGAACACATATCTTCCCATATTCTGCAAAAGATTCAGCGCCCATGCAGGCGGTTCTTCTTCATCCGCCGACCTCGTTAACCGAAACGTCAACTCAAAGCCATACCCACTCGTATCTGCATCCTGTTGTTCCTTATCATAGAGTTCGGAGAATCCATACGTCACGAAATGCCAATGCGGCTCAGGCGAATCAGAGGCATACACACTGATGCCGTCTAAAGGGTCGTCTCCCCCTAAAGCGTAGGGAATAACGGTTCCATAGTGCTTGGGTTCTTGTTCGCCATAGCGCTTCTGTAATATTTCATCTATTGCGTCCCAACCCGTTGTGTTCACTTCTTCTGTCATTCTTCATTCCTCCCAAATGATCCGTACCTCTTCATGTTAATCTCACGTGTGTCTTATCGCAATGCGTCGTTGTTCGTGATTCTCTTCGAAGGGAGCATTTTTGCGTAAAAAAAGAGCCACTACTGAGTGGCTCGCAGCTTGTAATAATGGTACGCTTGTTCTTCTAGCATGAGATCTTGCTGGAGCTGAAACCCGCATTTCTGGAGCACGCGGTTCGATGCCGGATTGCGAACCTGAGCGATCGCGATAAGCTCCTGCACCCGAGTATGCTCGAACAAAAAGCGGATCAACGCCTGCGCGGCTTGCGTCGTATACCCTCGATTCCGTGCATGCTCGGAAATCCCATAATAGATCTCGCGGTTCGCCGGCGAGACGCGATCTAGGATGCCCGATCCGCACACGCCAATGAACTCGCCGGTTGTCCGGTGCAGAATCGATAGACGCAGCCTGAGCTCGCCAATGTCGCTGCCTTCTGCTACCGCTCGAAGAAATCGCTGATTCTCCGGAATTTCATATTCCTTCATCCACGCTACGCGCTGCTCGAGCGATACATTCCAGTCGATCAAGAACTGATGGAAATGAGGCTGCCAGGTAAGTTGATACAACGCATCGACGTCCTCCAATCGATATTCACGCAGATAAATGTCTTCACATTCGATCCTAATCCTGTTCTCGCTAATCAAATGTCCTTTCCCCTCTCCATGCTTCTAATCGTGATTGTATCAACTGTGATGGAGATCGGACTATGTCAAAAATAATTATAACGAACATTACGACTTAGACTTGGGCAGCACCTCTACGGCAATCTCCGCCCATTTTACCGATCCATAAGGCAAAGTCATGCCACCCACGAACACATCCGGACTATAGATGTTGATCAGATAAGATCCCGGTTCATCAATCTTCACGGAACCGCTAAAAGCTTTATTTGAATCAAGCTTCAAGACGGTCTGATTCCCAATCACTTTAAAGTCGCCATCTTGAAACTTCGACACACGAAATGAGACAACGTTGCTTTGCGTATCCTCTTCCGTCGTCACCGTACCTGCGATTGGAATCACTTCTCCAGCCGGAACCTGAAGATAGCCTTGCGTAGGCTCTTCGAATGTAATGCTCTTCGCATATTCGTCATGATTATATCGAATAGGAATGGACGCCGGGTTCGCGACTTTGCGGTAGACCATCACATCCCCAGCCCCCATGTAGTTGGAATACAACTGCAGCGGATTCGGTCCTGGACGCAGATCCACCGTATATTCGATTCGGTTAAATTCCCGGTTACCCACTTTGATCGCTCTGTCGATCGTTCGCTCCGAACCTTTTAAGGAGCCGATGCCACCTCCAATAACGCTGGTCATGCCGCCGACGCCCATGTTCTGCATGAGATAGACCCGATCATACCCTTTCTGCACGAGCGCCCGGAATGTGATCCGTTCCTTGTCCGTCGTATACGTCGGATGCAGCACAGTGACCGATTTATCGGTCCATGTCCACTTCAGTATTCCTTTTTCCGAGCTATAGTTAATCCCCATCCGCGGCAATAGCGACACCGGGAGGTATAACGTGTTATTTTTCATAAAAGGGGCTGGTATCGTCGTATCTTCCAGAGGCGTAAGTTTGCCGTTCGATTCGGTATACAATTGGGTGCTATTCGGCTTGAAATGAAAAAATGAAAAATAGGTCGCATTTCCCGGATTAAATTCCGCCCAATAACTGTTCGTTTTCGTCTTTTTCATGATTTTGGCCAGCTTGGCGGTTTCTAGCCATTTCGCTGGAAAATAGAGACGACCATTCTGACGGAGTAAAGAATTGACTTTCGTCGATACCCCATCGATCGTTACGGTCGATTTATTCAACGCTGCCGTTAATGTATGAGGAACCAACTGGAACACGGCCGTATCTTCAGACGTAATCGGGAGGTCCGACTGTACCGAAGCGGCATAACCGACAGTGCCGGGACCGGGGATCGTAACCGAAGAAGCTAGTATGCTTAGACCGATAAAGACAGGGAGTACAATGCGTCGCATGTTATGAACACCACTTTCATGTATTTTCCATATAGACGCAAATCGACAAGAAAGGTTGCGCCGTACAACAAAAAACAGACTGCCTGGTGGCAGCCTGTCTCGTTAATCCTACGGATCGATTAACCCATATTTCACTTTGATACGTTCCAGCTTCTCAAACATCGGTCGCGCTAGAATAAACAAGAAAAACACCGTTGCCACTGCATGCACCATATCGAACCAAAAGCCTGATGCGTACACTGCAAGCAGTCCTTCCCATGTAAAATGAGGCGTAAACATGAGCAGCGATCCAAGGTTGATGATGCCGCCATAGACGAGCAGCGTGGATATGCCGCCGAAAAGGCATAACGAGAGCCTTGTCTTACGCAGCCAGCCTCGCTGGAACAAAATGCCGGCAATGAATCCGATGATGCCAAAGCAGAACATCTGCCAAGGCGTCCAAGGTCCTTGGCCGAAAAAAAAGTTCGACGCGAAGCCTGCCATCGCGCCGACGAGGAATCCCGACTCGGCTCCGAAACAGATGCCGGCGATGATCACGATGGCCACCACTGGCTTGAACTGCGGCAGCATGAAGAAGGCACCCCGCCCCGCGACGGCGATAGCTGTAAGTACGGCAATGACAATCAGCTCCCGCGCTTGCGGCTTCCTCCGCTCGAAGACGATCGCAAATGGCACCATCGTGTAGAGCAGGATGAGTAGACTGATGAAAAAATATTTACGATCATCCAGGACGAAGATGCCAATCCCGATCGTGATCGGGATAACGATAAGAATGAGCAAGGAAGCGAGCAGCGTTCTACGGCTTAGGCGAGATTTGGTGTCGGATTGGCCTGACATCGTGCGATCACCCCTTCCATTGTCACCGCTTCGGGCCATAGATGTCTTGCCATGCGATTGGCTGCCGTCGTATAGAACCGGTTCCCTGCGAAGAACTGCTGCGCAGGATGCGACGCGATGATGCTGCCATCAAAGAACATGGCGCAACGCTCGCCGTACATTGCGCAGAACTCGACATCATGCGAGACCATCACGATGGTTACACCTTGACGCTGCAGCTTCCTTAGGAACAGACCGAGCTTCTGTTTGAAGAAGCTATCTAGTCCTTTGGTCGGTTCATCGAGCAGGAGGATCTTCGGATCTAACAGCAGAACTTTGGCTAATGCGGCACGCTGCTGCTCCCCGCCGCTAAGATCGTAGGGATGCATCGCCAGTAAATGTCCGAGTTCCGTAAATTCAACGACGGCGTCGACTTTTTGCTTCTTCTCTTCCTTGCTGATCGGCACATCCGTAAGCATCTCATATAAATCGAGCTCCACGGTCTTTTTCACGAACAGCGACGACGGGTTCTGCGGAAGAACCCCTAATCGGTGCTTCACGATCGGATGACGCTCCCGCTTCGCATGCTTCTCACCTTGCATCGTGATCTTGCCACGATACGGTTGCAGGACGCCGCTGATGAGCGACAAAGTCGTCGTCTTCCCGGTGCCGTTCCCGCCGACCATGCAGTAGAATTCCCCATCCCGCACGTCGAACGAGAGGTCTTTAATCACATCCGGTCCGCTCCGGTCGTGCTTGAACCAGACGTCTTGGAAATGAATCACTACAGGTGCTGAAGTTCGTGATTCCTTCGTGCTAGTCGCTGCGATGCGTTCAACCTTTCGATCGTGCGTATAGGCATTGAGCCACTTCCGACCTTCTTTCACGGTCAACGGACGCTCGCCCCCTCGCGCTACACCCGCATGAATCTGCATCGGCGTCGGCATCGATGCGAACATCGGATGCTGCATCGCATGCAGCTTCTCTCCCGCTAGGGCTGGCGTGTCGTCAACGATCACGCGGCCTTGATCCAGCACGATAAGTCGGTCCGATAGTGGCAAGACTTCTTCCAGGCGATGCTCCGATAGAATAATCGTCGTGCCCAACTCCCGATTAATCTTGCTGATCGTCTCCAGGAAATCGACGGCCGCGATCGGATCGAGCTGCGATGTCGGTTCATCCAAGATTAAGACGGACGGATTCATCGCCATGATAGAGGCCAGATTCAATAGCTGCTTCTGCCCACCAGATAGTTCCGTGACGTTCTTGTGGAACCAGGCCTGGATGCCGAAGAAGCTTGCCATCTCGGCGACGCGGAGGCGGATCGTCTGCTGATCGACCCCTAAGCTCTCAAGGCCGAATGCGAGCTCATGCCAGACTTTATCCGTCACAATTTGATTATCCGGTTGCTGCAGCACGAATCCGATCTCGGCGGCCTGCGTCCGTTGTTCCACGTCCTTCAGCGGTCTTCCCTGGAACAGGACCGTACCTTGCGTCTGTCCATGCGGCGTCAAGATCGACTTCAGCTGCCGGAGCAAGGTGCTCTTCCCGCAGCCAGACTTGCCGCATACCGTGATGAACTCTCCGCTCTTTATCGTTAGGTCGATTTCCGACAGTGCATGGCCTGAAGCGAGCGGAAACGTAAAGCTTACATTTTCGATTCGATAGATTTCCATTTCATATCCTCCACAAGTCGTATCGCCACCGGCAGCAAGCAGAAGCAGCCATAAGCGGCAAAGCCGAAGATGCTCCCCGTCGTCATCGATGACATTCGAATCGACGGAAAGAAGCGAATCGCGTTCTGACCGAAGCAAGCCGATCCGACGATCCCTCCGATGAGCCCCAGCATGATGATCAGCACGACCCGATCCCTGCGATCGAATCGGTACATGGAGAAGCTGGTGCGTCCCGGCAGCCCATAACCTCTCGATTTCATCGAATCGGCTGTCTCAATCGCATTCTCGAGCGCCCATGTGATCATGATCGATAGGATGCGTATGCCGTGGCGTGCTCTTGCGAGGATGCTGCCTTGCGTGATATCCCTGCCGATTGACCGCTGCGCGTAGGTAATCACTTTGACCTGTGCCGCATAGCGCGGAACGAATCGAAGCACCATCGAGAAGATCAACGACAGCGCAGGGATGATTCTTCCGAAGAGATAGATGAACTTATCGGAGGTCATCACGGCGTTGTAACATGAGAACCACAGGATGACCGTCACATACATTACAGCTGCGGCAATTCCATACATGATGGATTCGAGCGTCATCGGATTGCCGTTCCGCAGATAGAACAGAATTGTTACTCCTGCATGGTTGAAGAGCGGATTCATGACCGCCATGACGATCAGCAGCGGCAGCATATAGAGCAGCTGAAATCGAACCGCTCTTCTCCCTTTCAACAGAATGGAATAGATCATGGCGCTGAGTAGAGCGATGAGCTGAAAGACAGGATGCATGAACAACATACTGCATGCCAATACCGCGACGAAATAGATTAGATTGATGATGGGATGGTACGTAGAGAAGGAATCTCGCATTTTAACCCTTCCCTCCTCCGGCAGCCGTATCGCCGCCTACATCTCGCCCGAGATCACAGGTATACACCCATTCGATCACATCGCCTTCTTGCAGCATGTAACGGCTTGCGCCGTAATTCGGAAACCAGCCGTTCACCTTATACATCCAGCCGCTGAGCTCACCGCAGTCGAACTCATAAATATTGTGAATGCCCTCAATATAATTGCTGTTATAAATCGGTGTCATCGAAAATTCCATATGAATTTTGTTCTTTCGCATTTCCCGGAGCAGCACATCGAAGACGGATTCGCCTTCATAGAACGTGACCTTTTGTGCGGGATAGATCACACCGTCCTCCGGCAGCATCTCGAGCTTATCGGGATTGAAATCGTCCAAATGATCCAGAATTGTCTTGCTGGAGACCGATAACGTTGCGGTATGCTTCTTCTTTTTATCGACCGTCACGTCTTGCCATTCCACCGGCTTCGGCTTCCCGGTCGGGACAGGATCGGTCAAGTATTTATCCTTCTTGGCCTCCGGCTTTTTGGCTGCTGCAGGCACCTGATCCGACTTGCCTTTTTTGCCGTCCGCAGCCTCTTTCACATCTTTAGCTTTCGATGCAGCAGCCGGTGAATTGGATGCCTTCGCCTTCTCCGCAGCGTTTGTTTTTTCTGCGTCTGTCGTGTTGGCTGGCTCTTGTAGCTTCGCCTCTTGCGTATTCTCGTGCTTCGGCTCGGTGATCGCCTTCTTCTCTTCCTCAGGATGCTTCTCTGAGGAAAGCTGTTCCTGGTGTGCAGACTGCGGATCAGCTTGCGGCACAGCATGCTCGGACTCCTCAGGCTGCTGTTTCGTGCCGGACTCGATTAGATCCGACGGCTTCACAACGCTGCTGACCGCCGTTCGATCGGATGACTTCGGCACGTTGCCGCCCCAGAAGTAGCTCAACACGAGTAGACCTACAATTCCGCAGGCAACAAGCCATTTCTTAATCGACATGAATGACCACCTCAAATGATAAAGCAAGGGCGATGAATCGCCCCTGCTTCACAGCTTTTCTATCCTTCTATTTCTTCTTCACGTCCGACATATCGTACAGTCGTGTCTTACCATTCAGCAAGCGGTCATAAGCGACCAAGGCATACATCGCCTGATCGGTTGCCATCGGATCGACTTCGCCCGGCTTGGCGCCACCATTATCCACGCCGCCCGGCTTCACGTGATAGAACCCACCGCTCTCTGCCGCGAAGCTAAGCAGCGCATCGACAACGGATTTGCCGCTCTTCACGAATCTCGCATCCGTATGCGGGTTGATGCCTAGTCCCGTTAAGGCAACGATGACTTGCGCGCTGCTCTCGGAGTTCGCCGACGCCCAGCTCGCATATCCGCCATCGACCGTCTGTGCTTGCGATAACCACGTAATCGCGCGATCGACAGCCGCTTTGACCTCTTGATTCGTTGCATAGTACGGCGTTAAGCCTTGAATCGCCATGGATGTAATGTCCGGATCCGGCGTCGTCGCCTTCTCGCCTAAGGCCCAACCGCCGCCTGCGATTTCTCTTTTCAGGATGAAATCGATCAGCAGCTCTCTGGTCGTCTGCGTCTTCACGCTAGGAACAACCGGGATATCGTAAGATTTGCTGTCCAGCGCGATCAATGCGAAAATCGGACCGTTAATCCCTTGCTTGATCAGCGTATTGTAGTCTGCAAGCCATTCGCGAAGATTGTATCCGGCGACCTGGTCTACGTTTTTGCCGATGGCCGTTAAGCCAAGGATAACGCGATCATATTCCGTATATTTGACGGCATGCAATTTGCCAGTTTGCTCTTTCATGATCTTCTCGACATTCGCATAGTACTTAGCATAATAGGCATCAGGAACAGAGATCCCCGAGCGTGCCAGACCGAATACCGTCCAATCGCCGCCAAGCGTACCGATCACCGGATCGGTGATCGTCTTCTGCATGAATGCTGCCGTTTTGCTGATTTGCTGCTTCACTTGATCTTTTAACGATGGCGAAGCATCCTGCACAGGCTTCGTCGTCTGTTCAGGTTTCGGTTGCGAGGTTACTGCATGATCTTTTTTGTATTGATAGGAACGCATCGCGACCACAGTCGCCATCTCGCGCGTCACTTGGCCAGCTGGTTCGAACCGATTATTGGCACCAGTTATGACGCCGTGAGCAATCACGGCTTGAACCTCTGCTTTTGCCCAAGTAGATACTTGAGCGAGGTCTTGCAGGGCAACCGATTGGTCGGCAGCTTGAAGGCCTAGTGATTTGTATAAAATGACTGCCATTTGTTCACGGGTCAGCTTGTCATTCGGACGGAACTGATTCCCATCCCCTTTGATGAACCCGGCTTGATAAGCCGCATTGACGTATGGATAGAACCAATCGGTTATCTTGACGTCTTTGAAGGCGATAGCCTGATCGGACGTTGGTTCGAGTCCTAGCACAAGAGCCAGCATTTTCGCGAACTCTGCTCTAGTCACTGTCGCTTGCGGGTTGAATTGCCCTTCACTGCCGCTGACGAAATGATTCCGGCTTGCTTCACGGATCGCTTCGGCGGCCCAAGGCGAGATCGACTTCGCATCCGAATATAACTGCTCTAACGATAATGGCTGCTCCGTGTTCAACGTATCCACGGTGTAGCTAACGAATTGCGTGAAATGATTCGTCCGGATGACGATATCATTATCTTTGGTGTATGCATACGTGATTTGAGCTTTGCCTTTCGCCGCTTCGATGCCTTTGCTCTCGGACTCGTAGATCGAAATTGGCGTGAACGCGTTGCCTTCGATATACCCCACAAATTGTCCTTTTGCGCCTTTGAGCACGAGCGTAAGCGTACGATCGAATTGTACGGATGCCTTGGCATTTCCCATCACGAAAGCATGAATCAGCTTCGCTTGCTTGCGGCTCTCGCTGCTTAGCGTTGCCTGTACGAGCTTCTGTACGGCAGCATCGCCCGTATCGACCGGCGTGAGCACTTCGACGAGCGGATCTCCGGATTTCAGTACCGTTCCTTTATCGATCGTGAGTGTCGTATTGCCTTTGACAGCGGTGATCGACGGCAAGTTGTCCTGTACATTCGCCAGATTGAGGATCACTTTCGGGCTTGCTTTCGGGATATTGATTGTCACTTTATCCAAGCTGCGCATTTCTTTCGTCACGTTCAAGATATAATCTTGCTTACCATCAGCTGGAACCGTGATTACCGGGTTTTTATTGGATGCATCCAGTGTTGGCGTCACGCTACCTGCAGGCGGCGGTGGTACGTTCGGTTGAGGGTCTTCTGGTATTTTCCAACCCAGATCCTTGCCAAGATCCGTTGTATAACGCCATTCTAGCTTATCACCATCCTTTAGAACGTAAAGGCTAGCGCCATAGTTCGGGTAAGTACCATTGACATTGTACATCCAACCACTACCACTGCCGTGGTCAAATTCGCCGTCTCCTGCGATGGATTGAACGTAGATGCTATTGTATTGGCTATTCCAAGTTGATCTATAATCGATACCTCGACGATCCAGTTCACGCTGCAGAACCGTCCACGCCGTATCCCCCGCCTGCAGGTCAATGCTAGTCTGAGGGATCACGTAGCCTTTCTTGATCGTTAACTTATCAACGGATAACGTCACATGCTTCGTTGGCTTCGGCGTCGTGCCTCCATCGCCTGGGTTTGTTACTGTACTTGTCGCGTAGACAACGAAATCAGTAAAATGCTTCGTCTTCACGATAAGATCGTTCCCACGATCATAAGCGAAGACATCTTTGCCACTCTTCTTACCTTCAGATTCACTGCTGTACTTGTCGATAGCGTTAGGTACGCCGTTCTGAATGAACGATGCATCCTTACCTTTCATACCGGCAAACGTCAATGTGACGTGCTGATCGAATGCGACCTGTGCAGCTCCACCGATCGTCACCGCTTGGTTGATTTGCTCCAACTTCTTCTCTTTTGGAACGAGCGAAGTGATCTTATTCTTCAAATCTGTATTGGCTGCATCCAACGCTGTCATCAATTCGATGGCCGATGCATCGCCGTCTGTTACCTTCGTTCCCTTCGGAATCGTTAACGATACATTACCTTTCACGGCTTGAATGCCTGGCAGATTGCCGTCAGAGGAAAGGTTCAATTGCGTTTTGGACGGCGTATTGCTTGGGATCTCAATGCTGATATCCTTCGCTGCATCTTCTTTCGAAATGTTGACGATGTAATTGTTGTACCCCGTCGGAATAACAACTTTAGGTTGATCCCCGCCTGGAATCAGTACTTCAATATCGTCCGGTGCATCCGGAGTTTCTTTGGTCACATCAGTCATGTCATATAAGCGATTTTGGCCTTTCATGAATCGATCATAAGCCGCGAGGGCGTATGAACCTTG
Proteins encoded:
- a CDS encoding energy-coupling factor transporter transmembrane component T, translated to MRDSFSTYHPIINLIYFVAVLACSMLFMHPVFQLIALLSAMIYSILLKGRRAVRFQLLYMLPLLIVMAVMNPLFNHAGVTILFYLRNGNPMTLESIMYGIAAAVMYVTVILWFSCYNAVMTSDKFIYLFGRIIPALSLIFSMVLRFVPRYAAQVKVITYAQRSIGRDITQGSILARARHGIRILSIMITWALENAIETADSMKSRGYGLPGRTSFSMYRFDRRDRVVLIIMLGLIGGIVGSACFGQNAIRFFPSIRMSSMTTGSIFGFAAYGCFCLLPVAIRLVEDMKWKSIESKM
- a CDS encoding ABC transporter ATP-binding protein, with the protein product MEIYRIENVSFTFPLASGHALSEIDLTIKSGEFITVCGKSGCGKSTLLRQLKSILTPHGQTQGTVLFQGRPLKDVEQRTQAAEIGFVLQQPDNQIVTDKVWHELAFGLESLGVDQQTIRLRVAEMASFFGIQAWFHKNVTELSGGQKQLLNLASIMAMNPSVLILDEPTSQLDPIAAVDFLETISKINRELGTTIILSEHRLEEVLPLSDRLIVLDQGRVIVDDTPALAGEKLHAMQHPMFASMPTPMQIHAGVARGGERPLTVKEGRKWLNAYTHDRKVERIAATSTKESRTSAPVVIHFQDVWFKHDRSGPDVIKDLSFDVRDGEFYCMVGGNGTGKTTTLSLISGVLQPYRGKITMQGEKHAKRERHPIVKHRLGVLPQNPSSLFVKKTVELDLYEMLTDVPISKEEKKQKVDAVVEFTELGHLLAMHPYDLSGGEQQRAALAKVLLLDPKILLLDEPTKGLDSFFKQKLGLFLRKLQRQGVTIVMVSHDVEFCAMYGERCAMFFDGSIIASHPAQQFFAGNRFYTTAANRMARHLWPEAVTMEGVIARCQANPTPNLA
- a CDS encoding MarR family winged helix-turn-helix transcriptional regulator, whose product is MEDLQHVTTKFREIKSVLSTYFTQVLPQYEVTPIMIYTLQFLRRNPDSIAVDIANEFGLTRGAVTQLLDKLEQDHLVQRKPHPISRRSLLIQVTDKGQRLSDSILADYDQKIVRLFADYTPEEIKLLRQLLDKLPF
- a CDS encoding S-layer homology domain-containing protein, translated to MRQNNKWMTWLLLFSMLFTVFFTNGINVFAAGTDVSPNGYVTVSVEKFTLGQGYYREPVKVPFYAGENGATVLTRVLGEDNIDYQGRIKDSFYLSSVQDSTYGIDVPQYILDQIHLNGLNIGTKMDSDWLGEKDYTPMSGWMYQVNNQFLNVGFSQYEPHDGDVIRTQFTLYGSGADLGRRSDSNPAYIQPANKDALTAAIGDINSDPQKGSILSNPAVRSAYDQAYTVLRTMESPQFSVDSTLTELTKSMNPRITVNGLQDKQEVNQPELSFNVIATDYKANAITPVVTFNGKLVSVENGKYNLSLQLGENTVSIKATDDKSNSSEKTFKITYKPAPVNTNTPKEQLDKNLNYILNKVSKPQFGTLNGEWSVLSLARGNYPVPDGYYAYYYNNVVEKVKQLAAANNGILDPSKSTENSRVIIALASIGKNPKNVGGIDLTQGLSDYDYVVNKQGINGPVFALIALDTRNYAIPTAKAGKIQTTRNNLIGNILSKEANVNTSNAGGWGLGSKPDVDITSMTIQALAPYYVTQEKVKSAVDRAVNWLSIQQNNEGSYTAWGSTSSESLSQVVTALSSIGIDASTDRRFIKNGHSAMEALLSFALPDGGFMHTKPVSGNPPKADGMATDQGSYALAAYDRFMKGQNRLYDMTDVTKETPDAPDDIEVLIPGGDQPKVVIPTGYNNYIVNISKEDAAKDISIEIPSNTPSKTQLNLSSDGNLPGIQAVKGNVSLTIPKGTKVTDGDASAIELMTALDAANTDLKNKITSLVPKEKKLEQINQAVTIGGAAQVAFDQHVTLTFAGMKGKDASFIQNGVPNAIDKYSSESEGKKSGKDVFAYDRGNDLIVKTKHFTDFVVYATSTVTNPGDGGTTPKPTKHVTLSVDKLTIKKGYVIPQTSIDLQAGDTAWTVLQRELDRRGIDYRSTWNSQYNSIYVQSIAGDGEFDHGSGSGWMYNVNGTYPNYGASLYVLKDGDKLEWRYTTDLGKDLGWKIPEDPQPNVPPPPAGSVTPTLDASNKNPVITVPADGKQDYILNVTKEMRSLDKVTINIPKASPKVILNLANVQDNLPSITAVKGNTTLTIDKGTVLKSGDPLVEVLTPVDTGDAAVQKLVQATLSSESRKQAKLIHAFVMGNAKASVQFDRTLTLVLKGAKGQFVGYIEGNAFTPISIYESESKGIEAAKGKAQITYAYTKDNDIVIRTNHFTQFVSYTVDTLNTEQPLSLEQLYSDAKSISPWAAEAIREASRNHFVSGSEGQFNPQATVTRAEFAKMLALVLGLEPTSDQAIAFKDVKITDWFYPYVNAAYQAGFIKGDGNQFRPNDKLTREQMAVILYKSLGLQAADQSVALQDLAQVSTWAKAEVQAVIAHGVITGANNRFEPAGQVTREMATVVAMRSYQYKKDHAVTSQPKPEQTTKPVQDASPSLKDQVKQQISKTAAFMQKTITDPVIGTLGGDWTVFGLARSGISVPDAYYAKYYANVEKIMKEQTGKLHAVKYTEYDRVILGLTAIGKNVDQVAGYNLREWLADYNTLIKQGINGPIFALIALDSKSYDIPVVPSVKTQTTRELLIDFILKREIAGGGWALGEKATTPDPDITSMAIQGLTPYYATNQEVKAAVDRAITWLSQAQTVDGGYASWASANSESSAQVIVALTGLGINPHTDARFVKSGKSVVDALLSFAAESGGFYHVKPGGVDNGGAKPGEVDPMATDQAMYALVAYDRLLNGKTRLYDMSDVKKK
- a CDS encoding ECF transporter S component, which produces MSGQSDTKSRLSRRTLLASLLILIVIPITIGIGIFVLDDRKYFFISLLILLYTMVPFAIVFERRKPQARELIVIAVLTAIAVAGRGAFFMLPQFKPVVAIVIIAGICFGAESGFLVGAMAGFASNFFFGQGPWTPWQMFCFGIIGFIAGILFQRGWLRKTRLSLCLFGGISTLLVYGGIINLGSLLMFTPHFTWEGLLAVYASGFWFDMVHAVATVFFLFILARPMFEKLERIKVKYGLIDP
- a CDS encoding DUF4430 domain-containing protein gives rise to the protein MSIKKWLVACGIVGLLVLSYFWGGNVPKSSDRTAVSSVVKPSDLIESGTKQQPEESEHAVPQADPQSAHQEQLSSEKHPEEEKKAITEPKHENTQEAKLQEPANTTDAEKTNAAEKAKASNSPAAASKAKDVKEAADGKKGKSDQVPAAAKKPEAKKDKYLTDPVPTGKPKPVEWQDVTVDKKKKHTATLSVSSKTILDHLDDFNPDKLEMLPEDGVIYPAQKVTFYEGESVFDVLLREMRKNKIHMEFSMTPIYNSNYIEGIHNIYEFDCGELSGWMYKVNGWFPNYGASRYMLQEGDVIEWVYTCDLGRDVGGDTAAGGGKG
- a CDS encoding suppressor of fused domain protein — protein: MTEEVNTTGWDAIDEILQKRYGEQEPKHYGTVIPYALGGDDPLDGISVYASDSPEPHWHFVTYGFSELYDKEQQDADTSGYGFELTFRLTRSADEEEPPAWALNLLQNMGRYVFRSGNVFRAGDYLDANGPICLHSDTLLMALSFIEDPELSAIDTPNGRVEFLQMVGITVDELEAMQTWNTLGVLNACKPYMPLYITDLSRESLLQVESIASTVQLGLEAEGSNTGYLFVEQLNWEAGKKGWLKKSPDILTLGAKQAGIIGTLLQGRIPKGKDLMLIGPEIRIVFQPGEHAACNLEDGEVHFTLNENCVTELRKLLQPEAGIFAFPFIAGTSIRIDKTEIKDQEGNVVEIIG
- a CDS encoding GNAT family N-acetyltransferase — protein: MISENRIRIECEDIYLREYRLEDVDALYQLTWQPHFHQFLIDWNVSLEQRVAWMKEYEIPENQRFLRAVAEGSDIGELRLRLSILHRTTGEFIGVCGSGILDRVSPANREIYYGISEHARNRGYTTQAAQALIRFLFEHTRVQELIAIAQVRNPASNRVLQKCGFQLQQDLMLEEQAYHYYKLRATQ